A window of Asterias amurensis chromosome 10, ASM3211899v1 genomic DNA:
TGCATGCAGTTGGTATTTCCATGGTGTGGGCGACAGATCGAACCAAGTGGCCGAGTGCATCGTTTAACATTAtgtttacgatcgcatttccgacgctgtagttttgaagttggttttggcttgtcaggtactcgtttattattataatgcagTCTAACAATATTATGTTCACTTTATCGTTTATCGTGATTTCTGACAGCTTCGAATAAAGGGTTAGTTGTCGTTTATTGGGCATTCGAGGTTAACAATACTTTTTTTGTTAACaccatttaagaaaaaaacaacaacaacaacgtggATTTCTGACTTTTTCGGTCGTTCGGTTTTTTGTTATGCCTTATTATGGGATACACCcacagaagactggtctttgaaaattactaaacgtgtactttccctttaatctgccaaaacaaattgatgtgagaagcgttactgacagtaacgcttcttgtATTTACCCAAATTGATTATCATTATGCACAGTAAGGAAATAGCCCGGCGCTACACATTTTCTGCATTATTTCAAAACATCTACATTAaattaaaggcggtggacactattggtaattttcaaagaccagtcttctcacttggtgtatatttcaacatacataaaataacaaacctgtgaaaatttgaactcatctgatcgttgaagttgcaagatagtaacgaaagaaaaaaaaacactgcaacCTCTGGAAATGTTGTTAACTGTAGCAAATGTATGAAATCAACACGACAAATTAGGTATACAATATTCACGTTTTCCGAAGGTCTACTGGATGCAGTTCTCAATGACATTCGTGTTAGTTTGAAAGGGTGGGCATCGAACAAATTCAAACATAACTAATGACTCGGTTGCAACAGGCCACCTTAGTATACGGTATAATGACCATTTCATACGGTATAATGACCCGATGAAATATTGGACAATATCAACACGGTGCGGTTTCCCAGTTGTATGAAACTTCCACAACTTTAACCTCGAATATAAAGTTGATTATTTGGTAGTACGGTTTGGTAAAGAAGTGTACTGTTTTGAACATTATCAATGTTGTTTATCTTACAGTATTCGTCGTTGTTGCCGCCAGGTATCCACTTTTGTAAAGTTCAGCAGAGATTCAACTGTGCAAAATTGGCATTGGTAGACACACTTTAACAACAAGTAAGAGTTTACTTTCCCTTGGTCTAATGGTATGTTCAATAACGCACATGACCAATAAAGTATTTTAACTGACAGATCAGACATTTTTCAAATTGATCATGCCACAGTTTGAACCATTCATATTTTTGCATAGAACTGCACACGCTCTTTTGACAAAACACATTACGACtagtaaagcccagttcatacttcctgcgaatgcgaatacgaagcgaatcttgacgtcacaaattcgcaacgaacaattcgcagcttgagggtgtgacgtcaaattcacgtcaaattcgcttcgcattcgctttcgcatgaagtatgaaccgggctttatacgCAGGCTAGTTGGGGGTGCGGCTGTTGTATGCTGCGCcgtaacaccttgtaaacccttataaggtgctacataattgggtctctgAATATTCATCAcctcaataacctatctttatgaaagtttgtataactcagcgccttgagtaccttgttaggTAGATACATGTGCTAAAGACTATTAAAgagatattatattattatattattttgggCTATTGAAAcataacttaaagacagtggacactattggtaattgtcaaagactagcattcaaagttggtgtatctcaacatatgcatacaataacaaacctgtgaaaatttgggctcaatcggtcatcgaggttgcgagataataatgaaagaagaaaacacccttgtcacacgaaggtgtgtgcgtttagatggttgatttcgagacctcaagttctaaactaaaggtctcgaaatcaaattcgtggaaaattacttctttctcccaaactatggcacttcagagggagctgtttcttacaatgttttatatcaccaacctctccccattacttgtcaccaagaaaggttttatgctaataattattttgagtaattaccaatagtgtctttaagtcgAAGTACCATGGTTggttcgggaaaaaaaaaaaaaaaaaattaccttttGACAATGAGTATCGTTTCTGACAGTAAGGTTTCTTAGATTAAGAAAACCCAATTGAAGAGTGCTGTTTATGTGTGGACAACCGCTACATTTGTTAAAACAATCTCACATGTCACTTATTGAGATGACACTATTCTAATATTAAAGTCGCttagtggtattttttttcaaaataaagctgttGTCACCAAGATATGTGTTttaatgagtggaatatgaataaacattaGTTAACTTAGGttctaaaacaatatttatctttttatttacaaaatagtatgccccgacccgagagggcgctgttcgtgacatcgaggcgcgatattttaAGAGATAATGTGTAGTCTGGGCCCGTACAAtgtacactacgtctgggtaaccgatcggtatgatgcctatTAACAGAACTACGGTcccggagcagactgcacgcactacGGCTGCTGAGCTtacggtccactcggattaccctgcacggtgaatcgcaagcTAAAACCAGCCCTCAAAGTTAAAACTCGAATTTTTCACGTTTGGCATATGCTCCTCTAGGTATTTCaggtctttcaggtaccttctttgacTTCCCACTCCGGAAaagttgttgggatggcgtcatgttttagaataacttttctcttcgtgtcaatgtgtggtgtattccgaGAGCACGACGACTCGATGttcgctgcacagcgctgaaaaagacgtcggaccggacgtCCATTGCTTTGTGGGTCCGACTTTCGCgacccacaaccgcctatacttgggaccTGCAGGAGATACATGCAACCTGAACCCATCAttaattgttttgctgcatccagcagcattacacctggtcggcattgccggaaaatgcaacaaataaaacataaaacaaatcgaaacgtacaaactgaCGACTTGGAACGTACTTTTACTTTGCACATGTGGTTAcgctacgcattgcaggcaaagtctgcctcgattgacgtcacaaaaggggaagGCGAAGTCAGCCTCAAAAAtaactttatctattttgtcAACATATTAATCGTGACAAGcaatactaataataaaaaaaatgtttattgttcaaaaacatatactcttatgtttgaaagaaaacaatatatatttccaggtgactttaactgtaTGGTAAGTATATGTACAACTATAAAACAATGAATCAAACACTGGTTCCAATCACAAACCAACGACTGGCACACTTTAAACAAACCCTCCCAAGGCTTTTCAtatatgtttttaaaggcagtagacaatattggtaattgttcaaaataattattagcataaaaccttacttggtaacgcgtaatggggagaggttggtagtataaacagtgtgagaaacggctccctctaaagtggagtagtttttgagaaagaagtaattttccacgaatttgatttcgaggcctcagatttagaactagatgtctcaaaatcaaacatctgaaagcacacaactccgtatgacactgtccagtgtctttaaatatggCATACAAAGGACAACCATCCCTGTCATGTAAAAGGGAAAAGTGCATTGTTTTTTACCGAGTGCTGGGTAATTTTACTCGTTTAGCAGGCACTGTTTGAGATACAGTTTGTTGGACCGAAAATCGTTCTAATCACAAGTTATCGCAACTCTCAACAAAAGGCTCTTAATGCGGTAAGTCTGCTACCACCCAATGTATACAATCACTGACTGTATGAACTATTGACAATTACATTCGTTTTACTTTCAGTCTCaccaagatggccgaagctgcacttcacactgagaccacttgcaagataagacatgtacacatcgaatgcccaatctgcTTGACTCGGTTCATCGATCCAAAAATCCTGGACTGTCAGCACAGCTTCTGTTTAAAGTGTCTTCAGAAACTTGTAGACAAACAGTATCCAAAGACGGATTTCATCATTTGCCCAGTGTGTAGAGAGAAAACTTCAATCCCAGATAAGGGACCATCGGCTCTTCTCAACTGCTTTCTTTTGAGCTcgcttattgatgacgtcatcaatccgAATAGTCCCGAGGTGGACATTAATCCTCTTGTCTCGATttgcgaaggatgcgacgaaggtcttgatgccgtctcacggtgtgttgactgtgatGCGAATTTTTGCAAGACTTGTTTGGAATACCAcgccaaaataaaattgaacaggCACCATCGAGTCGTGAATGCAGCCGGGACGTCAAATGAGGGGTCCagaaaccagaaaaaaacttgctcTCCAAAATGCCggaaacacactgaccaggaactgtgttttTATTGCGACACGTGTGACTTGCTTGTTTGTCTGAAATGTGTAGCCTTTGATCACAGAGCGCAAAACCACAAACTCACCGAAATCAAAGACTCAATTAGATCGTATCGTCTAGCTGTTGAAGAGGCTTTGATGAAGTTTGATGATTGTCGCAAGCATTTCCAAGAAGTGGAAGACTCTATCAAACACTCACAGTATAGATTACAGCTCATGGTCAACCGGGCTCTTCGAGAAATTTCTGCTAAGGAGGAAGAGGAAGTCGAGAAAATCAGAAAAGCATCTCGCCTCCTTCAAGAGAGAGTTACTCAAATCAGCATACAGAGAGGTGGGGAATTCGGCAGCAAGCAGAGCATCAACAGCGATAAAatgagccgtgcagagcagatcgtagcttcagtcaacGCTTTGATGCAACAAGCTGATgactttgagctgctggacctTAAGCCAAAGGTTATGCACAACTTGACATGCCACAATGAGCTcaagtttcaaacagtgcagcatagcaagtcattcatcgggttcaaaggtcatgatgtcGTCACAGATGCGGATCTCGGTGTAATACTAGAGGAAGAAAAGTGGGAAGTGAAGACAGAGTTTGGTAAAAAACGGAAAGGTGAGGGGGAGTTCAAAGGGGCAGTGAATGCTGCTTGTTTTAGCAACGGTGACATTGTCGTTGCTGATGTACTAAGACATGTATTGCTCACATTTACATCGGAGGGTAATTTCAAATCTAAAGGTGTGCAAAGTAGAACAGAAGATGGACAACTAAAACACCCTATCGGTGTTGcggtgacctctgatgacctgcttctggttactgacggagaggatgtaaaggtttatgatagTAAACTACGATATATTCGTCAGTTCAGACCCTCACAGAATGAAGTCGAACGACAGGCAGATAGTTTTGTGGGCGCTATTGCTGTGGACAAGAAAGATCGGATTGCAGTGGATGACTGGAAGAGAAAGGTAATATCTCGACATAATAAAGATGGATCCATCATTTCCACAATAAATCATGATGATATCGACCGTCCAAGCTTTCTGTATGCTAACAGCAAGGAGCGACTGATCTTTACAAACTTCAACGAGTCGAAActagtttgtgtggatttcatgggaaacgaggtgttTAATATCAGCACCTCCCTTGACGGCAAACCTGTACAGCCTACTGGTGTGTGTTGTGATGGTGCTGGGGATATATATGTAACTATTCCTGACGATACGGAGGGAAGCGGTGAGATACatcattacgatgcatcaggtaagcacatcggctgtgtagctcgTGGCCTGCTCTATCCTCAAGGCATTACGTTTACTCCGATCGGTGACCTCATCGTGGCTGACTGGAACTCAGTCAAGATACTGCATCGCGTGTAAGtgtcgatgacgtcatggtcGTAATGTACACTATTATTGATTATAAGGTAATGTGCAACTTATAAAGTTTAACACttatagttaaaggaacacgttgccttggatcggacgagttggtcaaaacaaaagcgtttgtaaccgttttttatataatgaatTTGGttgaaaagatattttaaaagtagaatacaatgatccacacaagtttgcctcgaaattgctcgGTTTTCCTTCCACTGTGCGaacgtcagccatttatgggagtcaaaattttgacccccataaatggccggcgtgttagtcaatttcaaagcatgtttgtgtggatcattgtattctacttttacaacatctttctacccatatgcattttataaccaactcgaccgacccaaggcaacttgttcctttaatcttAATGAATTTCAAAACTGCGAATAATCTGCCATTTGGACAAAACGTTAAGATCACAACGTACCACCAATCGTTTAGTACAAATCTAGTGTCTTTTTTTCGCAAATAAATGCTTATTTCGCTGTGGCGGTTATATTAATTgggtgatttttgtttctttccatttatttcttaaaaacGTTTTAGTAAAACCATTAACCTACAAAGTACCAGCTTAAATGTGTATTAAGTGTAGTCTTTTGTGAACTTTCAGTCTGGTAACTCAACTCTATTTTCACGAGCCTTTTAAATACactatacactattggtaatattgtcaaacaccagtcttctcacttagtgcatttaaacatatgcataaaataacgagcatgtgaaaaatttagctcaatattggtcgttgaagttgcgagataataatgaaataaaaaacaacctttgtcacacaaagttgtgtgcttacagatgcttgatttcgagacctaaaattttaaatctgaggtctcgaaatcaaattcgtggaaaatgttatgcaaatatttattttgagtaattaccaatagtgtccacagcctttaaattaattttggagCTGTATTATTACGGGTAtacttttgaatgtttttactcAGTCGATTATCAATGTAAATGGAGCATTCCTTTTGTGTTTAACCTTAACCGAATATTTACCATCATTGTGTTGTtggcagatttttttttgtttaccgttatacaattattaatctttaattaacttgtgtaaattaaagcttttgtaaatattgttaAAACATGCGGCTCACAAAAAAATTAGCATGATACAAGTCTTATAACAAGCAAGTGACATAGTGTTCGGTTTGCCACAGTATAGTCCGGTAAGCATTTTTCGTTTGGCTTTGCtactttaaataagggaataaaagggtacgATGAGTTTTTTAAACTGCCGTTCACATCCGACAGGGTCCTGGCAGTGCGATTAAAGCACTAGCCGAAGGTGAGGATCGCACTgccatgaccctgcaaggtttaaacgccagttaaagaacgagtcactactctgttattcccattcatagatgtattttttgttaaacgGAGTAATATAGTAGTAGTATGCATCCTCTTATTCGTGGATCAAAATTgcacggcgagatcgatcaGCACTGCGAACGAAGTTGTGAGCTAAACGGTTCTGAAAAccaccggttataaacagctccagctggtttctgtcaaccgtttaaacacacccacgtgacacgctctccaccaatcggaatagcgaaactgtctgaggtatttatgagtgGTTGTAAGGagacttttttcaatccagtatatttgtcattatttaatactctctttgtatgaTGGTAAATATCAAttcaaagctgaactgttcctctgtaaaatgataccacatttgcaacgaTTACATGTTGGTTGACTTGACCccgttaatgagaatgagacaaagttacaaatcaaatgtgccaaaatgtgtgttactgtgtgaacagtcaaattgacactgtaattcaaacaagcaagacattacttactgatcttaatccactttattgaaacaagaagtttggtatagagcaagacaacttactaaTGTTAATACACGTTATTGATACAAGAAGGTCAGTAATGAGTGGATGACACGGAGGCTTAGATGACAGCCTGGCACCTACtctcatgctgcacacaagtATTGTGATGCGCCGCTGAGGGATTGCGTTCATTTCTTCATTAAGGAACTTGGTttaggtcagccacagttgatgtgttggtggttctggagcggacagcgaggccaagctggtcccacagatgttccatgggattcaggtctggactgttagcgggccaatccatccggtgcaccccaacattAGCGTGCTTTCGAAAGACCACGGTAGGGACACAGGACGGTGAACACATTctaagcgtgttttttttccagggaagATGAGGTACAATAAAAACGTGTGCCTTATGTAGGAAAACTCCATGGCCTACCGTCCCAATCGAAAGACGGAGGACGCTACATGTTGGCGCATGGAGTTTGCATGTCGATGCAACACAAGTACACGTGTATAGGGGGTATTCTAGACACGCTTGGTTGGTTGCGCCCATGTGAGAAAGCCTGTACATGTCCAACACGTACATAAATGCTTAGTGGCCTCATCTTTCCTGGGGTAAAAATACGCTATAAGGGATTACTGATTGTATATAATAGAGATCAGTGTTAGGGAGCAAGAAAATCAATCGACGCATGCGCCAAACTGAAGTAGACTCCGTCGTGTAAAGATTAGGAACGCTATTTTGGTGAAACAACGTCCGGTCTGTACGACAACGGAGTGATGTCGTTTGTACACGTTGTATGGTGGGGGAGCCTTGTGATAGACTCGATTCAagccccgttctcgtgcgagagatcctaaaaaatcatatccgacttcaaaatgtagcgattgtggtcccgagaatggccaGGCACAGGGGGGCTAGGTTGGGGGATGCCAACATCGCAAAAGTTGTCTGATGTTAAGGAGATGAGACTGTAAATAAAAAGGACCCTCATGGggactgggacttgaatcaattcTATATCACCATGCGGTCCACAACATCCAGGACGGGAGCACTCAAGCGTGAAAATACAGATTACTGTGCTATGCTCTCTCCCGTCCTGAGTGCTCCGTGCCAAAAATCGTAAGCTCGCTAGTATGTCCGCTGTGTCGCGGACGTAGTTTGGTTGCGCTGTCACTATTGGGAGAAGGAAGTAGTCCACAAATTCTGAGGTTTTGGCAGTTGGGCTAGAACACCAGCTAAAGTCACTGACTGTATGAACTATTGAAAGTTACATTCGTTTTACTTTCAGTCTCACCAAGACGGCCGAAGCTGCACTTCACACAGAGAAcacttgcaagattagacatgtacacatcgaatgcccaatctgcATGCTTGACTCGGTTCATCGATCCGAAAATTGTGGACTGCCAGCAcagcttctgcttaaaatgtcttcaggaacttgTAAACAAACAAGATCCAAAGACGGATTGTATCACTTGCCCGGTGTGTAGAGAGGAAACGTCTATCCCAGATAAGGGACCATCGGCTCTTCTCAACTGCTTTCtcttgagctcgcttattgatgacgtcaccaatCCGGATGGTCCCGGAGGGGACATTAGGCCTAACCCTTTTGTATCGATTTGCGAAGGATGCAACGAAGGTCTTGATgccgtctcacggtgtgttgactgtgaaGCTAATTTGTGCAAGACTTGTTTGGAATACCACGcccaaaaaaaattgaacaggCATTATCGAGTCGTGAATGCAGCCGGGTCGTCAAATGAGGGATCCAGAAACCAGAAACAAACTTGCTCTCCAAAATGCCggaaacacactgaccaggaactgtgttttTATTGCGACACGTGTGACTTGCTTGTTTGTCTAAAATGTGTGGCATTTGATCACAGAGCGCAAAACCACAAACTCTCTGAAATCAAAGACTCCATTCAATCTTATCGTCAAGCTGTTGTAGAGGCTTTGATGAAGTTTGATGAATGTCGCAAGCAGTTCCAAGAAGTGGACGACTCTATCAAACACTCACAGCATAGATTACAGCTCATGGTCGACCGGGCTCTTCGAgatattgtggctaaggaggaaGAGGAAGTTAATAAGATCATAAAAGCATCTCGCCTCCTTCAATAAAGAGTCACTCAAATCCGCAAAGAGAGAGGTGGGCAATTCGGCAGCATactacggtggctgatctccgccaacaaataaacactgttTCAGACGGGCGTTATAAAGCCCTgaattacggcgttataacgccctatttccctattagggcgttataacgccgtaatttagggcgttattacgccctaataCCTAAAtaacggcgttataacgccctaattgagaaatagggcgttataacgccgtaatttagggcgttataacgccctaaacggcgttattacgccctaattGAAAAATAGGTAGATATAGATCGAATTTGAAGGTTAGtctttaactaaatatgaattttttattttttttattcagtcgtacatagtcgtgacagttgcagaggGAGCAACATAGTGACACTACTGTTGAATTAGttttttagtttcagtttttagtttcagttttatcacgCCATTATAtgcaacgccggttgtggcatgtatgcgtgtgcttgcgctgcaactgtgtacaacaacagaacaggaaacaaacagtatttatttgaaaactaaccttccaaagcagctacaaaccactgagcaccctctcgattttgagagagatgccaaggtcacATCTCActaccgtttgccatcgtgAAAAACATATATTgtatgcctggttgtatgacatatcacaggagaaactgtatATCAAAGTGTTAAATgtattcaccatttgttggataacaccgaaaagggttaaatcattaataaaatcatcgcccaataagtgggttattgataatgtattaaatacccagaaaatgggtaaacaaaaaaatacccaactgttggttaccaaaacatacccaactattgatgaggAAATATTACCCagttatttggcaatcagagtccctaactttgatgggtaatattttgcccaaaagttggatgagttcactattcgcccttaattgGGTAAAAAGTATATATCCACTCAGAATGCAAACATACAATACTATGAGTAGACAACGGTTCATGTAAGAACCGTAAACAATAAATCTGATAAACCACTTTGATATTCTTGACAGAAAATCGAAGTATGAACACGAGATACTGGAAAGGTTGTAGGGATCTGAAAACCGACAGTTGGATGATGGTATCAGTTTGGTCTCGAATTTCTCAAGGGTGAACTGTAGGAAAAGAGTATTGTCAAAAATGATCTTAACGGGGTTGCTTGTAACTGCGAACTCTTACGTTTATTTTGAATCAATACAACTTTACAACGTACGAAGgcccatttattttattttattgtttctttttcttattttgaaaattgaaaatgcaaCCTTAGGGGTGAGTACTATTTATTTGTAAGAGTAAATTATAAAACCAttctttacaaaattaaaacaattctgcATACAGTTTTAACTTCAGACATCCCATTTAAAGCAGTACAACATATGCTAGGGCGCAGTCGACAAATAATACGATAAACACgatttagtgaaaaaaaaaaaacagaaaacattaACCTACAAAGTATAAGCTTCAATTTGTAATATCCGTACCAGCTTGTACGCTTTTGTGAACTCTGGTAACTCTAttctaataaaaataatttgttgaagtTTGTTAcggatttaattttaaaattatttactcAGTCGATGATCAATGTAACttgaacatttgtttttgttaccaaATAGTTAACCGAATTTTTCCCCTTCTGTGTTGTTGGCAGATGGTGTTGTTGTTTACCGGTATACAATTATTAATCTTTAATAAACTTTTGTAAAGTAAAGCTTTTGTAAatattgcttgaaaatgtggcTCAACAAAAAGTTAGCAGGAAGCAAATCGTGGACTATGCAAGTTAGACCTACATGGTGATTGGGCTTGCCACAGTATAGTCTGGTGAGCATTTTGGGGGGCGTTGCTACTTTTATtggttattcataaatacctcatacAGTTTCGCTTtacctattggtggagagcgcgtcacgtgggttgtttaaacggttgataataaccagctggagctgtttataaccggttgttttcggatactacaCGCTAGTATTCATGCACGACGTTTCTCGTTACGGCTcatgcgggcgctgttggtgagttgaccgctttgtgtgaaaggaaaacgaaaaacgtcttgcaccaagactgtacgcgcacgaatgcatatccgaaaactgtctcgaatgcatatccgaaaacgtGCAATATACTgtacgtacagagctcaaggacgtctgaaaacggataagttttacataTTTTCTTACTTCATAACGCCTTTTAACAAAAACACGCATGAATGGGAAGAAAATAGTAGTGACTCGTTAAacggccgtgcgataaaggccctcgcattcggctcgggcctttatcgcacgtcaacgaccctgccggttttaaacgccAGTTTAATAGCTCGTCGCTAccattttattcccttaatattaACCACACGCAATTACCTTACTTTGGTAtcagttgttttttttaaaactcaccATTGCCCATTGCTTAATGTCATGGCTGAACAGAAAGACACTTTAAATTGTATCATTATTCATTATGTTGGAATTGTCGCGTGATAAGTGAATATTGTTTGTTTACTGAAGTAACTGATGGTATCATTCTTTAAAGACAGCGGACACtgtcggtaattgtcaaagaccagtcttctcacttggtgtatctaaatatatgcataaaataacaaacctgtgaacatttgaactcaatcggtcgtcgaaattgtgagatataaattaaataaaaaaaacactcttgtcacacgaagttgtgtgctttatatgcttgatttcgagacctcaaactctacacttgaggtctttaaatcaaattcgtggaaaataacttctttctcgaaaactacctcacttaagagggagccgtttcttacaatgttgtatactatcaacctttccccatttctcgttaccaagtgaggttttatgctgataattatttttgagtaattaccaatcgtgtccactgcctttaaatgataaaACAATTTTGCATACAGATTTTAACTTGCCATGCCATTTTATAATAATGGACATCTCGAGGGTGCCAATGTCCAAGcaggaaaacaaaacttaaatgattcgacaatctgagaaatgcaaCTTAAAGTTTACACTGCACAGATTCACCCAATGGCCGATGAATGTAATATATTATTACATAACCAGATTACTTCGAAGTAAGATTAAtctcaatttctttttttttttttttacatgtgaaAGCTACAGTAAGCTTCCAGCAAACATACTGATAAACAACGTAAACGTTCCCTTCAATGTATGTTATTTAAAAAGATATTCAAGGTAAATCACTATTCAGTCACCAAATAGTGACTGGATACAACGGATTATTGTTTTTGAGG
This region includes:
- the LOC139943165 gene encoding uncharacterized protein — protein: MAEAALHTETTCKIRHVHIECPICLTRFIDPKILDCQHSFCLKCLQKLVDKQYPKTDFIICPVCREKTSIPDKGPSALLNCFLLSSLIDDVINPNSPEVDINPLVSICEGCDEGLDAVSRCVDCDANFCKTCLEYHAKIKLNRHHRVVNAAGTSNEGSRNQKKTCSPKCRKHTDQELCFYCDTCDLLVCLKCVAFDHRAQNHKLTEIKDSIRSYRLAVEEALMKFDDCRKHFQEVEDSIKHSQYRLQLMVNRALREISAKEEEEVEKIRKASRLLQERVTQISIQRGGEFGSKQSINSDKMSRAEQIVASVNALMQQADDFELLDLKPKVMHNLTCHNELKFQTVQHSKSFIGFKGHDVVTDADLGVILEEEKWEVKTEFGKKRKGEGEFKGAVNAACFSNGDIVVADVLRHVLLTFTSEGNFKSKGVQSRTEDGQLKHPIGVAVTSDDLLLVTDGEDVKVYDSKLRYIRQFRPSQNEVERQADSFVGAIAVDKKDRIAVDDWKRKVISRHNKDGSIISTINHDDIDRPSFLYANSKERLIFTNFNESKLVCVDFMGNEVFNISTSLDGKPVQPTGVCCDGAGDIYVTIPDDTEGSGEIHHYDASGKHIGCVARGLLYPQGITFTPIGDLIVADWNSVKILHRV